Below is a window of Cyanobacteriota bacterium DNA.
ACATTTAAGGGATATATGGGTTTTCCTAATACTTTGTGCATTTCAATTAATGAAAATATTGTTCACGGTATTCCCAGCAGCAAGCCACTTAAAGCAGGTGACATTGTCAGTATCGATGTTGGTGTTACGGTTACAGAGAAATTTAGAGGAGAGGATTTTACCTATGTTGGTGATAATGCTTTTACTTTTCCTTGCGGGGAAGTTAGTCCTAAAATCAAGCGTTTACTAGAACATACTAATGAAGGACTTTGGGCCGGCGTTGATGCCATTGCAGCAGGCAATCATATTAGTGATATTTCAAAAGCAGTTGAGTCTATTGCTACAAGACAGCGCTATGGTAATGTCGAAGAATTTGGCGGACATGGAGTTGGGCCCAAGTATCATTGTGAGCCTTTTATCCCCAATTTTGCAGGGTTCTTTGATGATTATCACGACACTAAGATCTTGGCTGGAATGGTTTTAGCAATTGAACCTATGTACAATATTGGTGTTTCTGACATCTTTAAACACAAAGATGGTTGGACTATTACTACAGCTGATCGCAAGCCATCGGCTCACTTTGAACATGAAGTTTTGGTTACCAAAGATGGTATTGAAGTAATTACTGATGTGCGCGGGACTAGGGGTTGGAAGCCTAAGTAAGGTCGCTGTGCTCCTTGCATATGCTATTATGTCAAAGAAGTGGCTAAACAAATCATAGAAATGGAAGGCGTAGTACTTGAAACTGTTCAAGGCGCTAAGTTCGTGGTTGAATTAGAGAACGGTCACAAGGTTTTAGCCAATATCTCAGGCAAAATTCGTAAACATTATATTAAGATACTTCCTGGTGATAAAGTCAAGGTTGAATTGACTCCTTATGACCTTAGTGTCGGCAGAATCACCTTTAGAGCCGGTAATAGACGTGGTGCACCGACAGAAGAGTTGCCTTAAAGGTATAATTTTCTTGGGATTTTCTATCTTGAGCGCATCCTTAATTATGTTTTAATGATAAATTACCCGTTAAAATAATTAAAAATTAATAGTAGCCAGGTCCAGCGTGATAAGATCTTGG
It encodes the following:
- the map gene encoding type I methionyl aminopeptidase gives rise to the protein MAQPICIFEPEQYDLIREAGRLAGEVLHRSGELVKPGVTPLELDEFAETWIREQGHIPTFKGYMGFPNTLCISINENIVHGIPSSKPLKAGDIVSIDVGVTVTEKFRGEDFTYVGDNAFTFPCGEVSPKIKRLLEHTNEGLWAGVDAIAAGNHISDISKAVESIATRQRYGNVEEFGGHGVGPKYHCEPFIPNFAGFFDDYHDTKILAGMVLAIEPMYNIGVSDIFKHKDGWTITTADRKPSAHFEHEVLVTKDGIEVITDVRGTRGWKPK
- the infA gene encoding translation initiation factor IF-1, with amino-acid sequence MAKQIIEMEGVVLETVQGAKFVVELENGHKVLANISGKIRKHYIKILPGDKVKVELTPYDLSVGRITFRAGNRRGAPTEELP